In a genomic window of Phacochoerus africanus isolate WHEZ1 chromosome 6, ROS_Pafr_v1, whole genome shotgun sequence:
- the ZHX2 gene encoding zinc fingers and homeoboxes protein 2: protein MASKRKSTTPCMVRTSQVVEQDLPEEGDRAKEKGISTPQPETAKDTWAAEPENSSKENEVIEVKSMGETQSKKPQGGYECKYCPYSTQNLNEFTEHVDMQHPNVILNPLYVCAECNFTTKKYDSLSDHNAKFHPGETNFKLKLIKRNNQTVLEQSIDATSHVVSITSSGPGSGDSDPGISVSKTPIMKPGKPKADAKKVPKKPEEAAPENHVEGTARLVTDAAEILSRLGGVELLQDTLGHVMPSVQLPPNINLVPKVPVPLNTTKYNSALDTNATMINSFNKFPYPTQAELSWLTAASKHPEEHIRIWFATQRLKHGISWSPEEVEEARKKMFNGTIQSVPPTITVLPAQLAPTKVSQPILQTALPCQILGQTSLVLTQVTSGPATVSCAPITLAVAGVTNHGQKRPLVTPQAAPEPKRPHVAQVPEPPPKVANPPLTQTSERKKTKEQIAHLKASFLQSQFPDDAEVYRLIEVTGLARSEIKKWFSDHRYRCQRGIVHITSESLAKDQLAIAASRHGRTYHAYPDFAPQKFKEKTQGQVKSLEDSFLKSSFPTQAELDRLRVETKLSRREIDSWFSERRKLRDSMEQAVLDSMGSGKKGQDAAAPNGALSRLDQLSGAQLAGSLPSPSPAITKSQEQVHLLRSTFARTQWPTPQEYDQLAAKTGLVRTEIVRWFKENRCLLKTGSLKWMEQYQLQPVADEHGCDAPSRKGAKTILTENPKNGSEVGQPYYKDPKKLSEDDLEKLVPKAKAGSEQAKDGLPVKPSEATSDRSEGSSRDGQGSDENEESGVVDWVEVTVGEEDAISDRSDSWSQTAAEGPAELADSDSDSVPAEAGQA from the coding sequence ATGGCGAGCAAACGAAAATCCACAACCCCGTGCATGGTTCGGACATCACAGGTAGTGGAACAAGACTTGCCCGAGGAAGGAGACAGGgccaaagagaaaggaatcagcaCGCCACAGCCGGAAACGGCCAAGGACACGTGGGCAGCAGAACCTGAGAActcttccaaagaaaatgaagtgaTCGAGGTGAAATCTATGGGAGAAACCCAATCCAAAAAACCCCAGGGCGGCTATGAATGCAAATACTGCCCCTACTCCACGCAAAACCTGAACGAGTTCACCGAGCACGTCGACATGCAGCACCCCAACGTGATCCTCAACCCCCTCTACGTGTGTGCCGAGTGTAACTTCACAACCAAAAAGTACGACTCCTTGTCTGACCACAACGCCAAGTTCCACCCCGGGGAGACCAACTTCAAGCTGAAGCTAATCAAGCGCAATAATCAGACTGTCCTGGAGCAGTCCATCGATGCCACCAGCCACGTCGTGTCCATCACCAGCAGTGGCCCCGGAAGCGGGGACAGCGATCCTGGGATCTCAGTGAGTAAAACCCCCATCATGAAGCCAGGGAAACCGAAAGCTGATGCCAAGAAGGTGCCCAAGAAGCCGGAGGAGGCTGCCCCCGAGAACCACGTGGAAGGGACCGCCCGCCTGGTAACAGACGCAGCTGAGATCCTCTCGAGACTCGGGGGCGTGGAGCTCCTGCAGGACACGTTAGGACACGTCATGCCTTCTGTCCAGCTGCCACCAAATATCAACCTTGTCCCCAAGGTCCCCGTCCCGCTGAACACTACCAAATACAACTCTGCCCTGGACACCAACGCCACCATGATCAACTCCTTCAACAAGTTCCCTTACCCAACCCAGGCCGAGTTGTCCTGGCTGACAGCTGCTTCCAAACACCCAGAAGAGCACATCAGAATCTGGTTTGCCACCCAGCGCTTAAAACACGGCATCAGCTGGTCCccggaggaggtggaggaggcccGGAAGAAGATGTTTAATGGCACCATCCAGTCAGTCCCTCCAACCATCACTGTGCTGCCCGCCCAGTTGGCCCCCACAAAGGTGTCACAGCCCATCCTCCAGACTGCTCTCCCGTGCCAGATCCTGGGCCAGACCAGCCTCGTGCTGACTCAGGTGACCAGCGGGCCAGCAACCGTCTCCTGCGCCCCCATCACGCTTGCCGTGGCCGGGGTGACCAACCACGGCCAGAAGAGACCCTTGGTGACCCCCCAAGCTGCCCCCGAGCCCAAGCGTCCACACGTCGCTCAAGTGCCAGAGCCCCCACCCAAGGTGGCCAACCCACCACTGACCCAGACCAGCGAGCGCAAGAAGACGAAAGAGCAGATTGCACACCTCAAGGCGAGCTTCCTCCAGAGCCAGTTCCCCGATGACGCTGAGGTCTATCGACTCATCGAGGTGACCGGCCTCGCCCGGAGCGAGATCAAGAAGTGGTTCAGCGACCACCGCTATCGGTGTCAAAGGGGCATCGTCCACATCACCAGCGAATCCCTTGCCAAAGACCAGTTGGCCATCGCGGCCTCCCGACACGGTCGCACGTACCACGCATACCCAGACTTTGCCCCACAGAAGTTCAAAGAGAAAACACAGGGTCAGGTGAAGAGCCTGGAGGACAGCTTTTTGAAAAGCTCCTTCCCGACCCAGGCAGAACTGGACAGGCTGAGGGTGGAGACCAAGCTGAGCAGGAGAGAGATCGACTCCTGGTTCTCGGAGAGGCGGAAGCTTCGGGACAGCATGGAACAGGCCGTCCTGGATTCCATGGGGTCCGGCAAGAAAGGCCAAGACGCCGCGGCCCCCAACGGTGCTCTGTCTCGACTTGACCAGCTCTCCGGTGCCCAGCTGGCCGGTTCTCTGCCCAGCCCCTCACCAGCAATTACAAAAAGTCAAGAGCAGGTTCATCTCCTGAGGAGCACGTTTGCCAGAACCCAGTGGCCAACCCCCCAGGAATATGACCAGCTTGCTGCAAAGACAGGCCTGGTCCGAACTGAAATCGTGCGTTGGTTCAAAGAGAACAGATGCTTGCTAAAAACTGGAAGCTTAAAGTGGATGGAGCAGTACCAGCTGCAGCCCGTGGCGGATGAGCACGGCTGCGATGCCCCGTCGAGGAAAGGGGCCAAAACCATCCTCACTGAGAACCCGAAAAACGGGAGTGAGGTGGGTCAGCCCTATTACAAGGACCCCAAGAAGCTCAGCGAGGACGACCTGGAGAAGCTGGTCCCCAAGGCGAAAGCGGGCAGCGAGCAAGCAAAAGACGGTTTGCCGGTGAAGCCCTCAGAGGCCACCTCGGACAGGTCGGAGGGCAGCAGCCGGGACGGCCAGGGCAGCGACGAGAACGAGGAGTCGGGCGTCGTGGATTGGGTGGAGGTGACGGTCGGGGAGGAGGATGCCATCTCTGACAGGTCGGACAGCTGGAGTCAGACGGCGGCAGAAGGCCCCGCGGAGCTGGCCGACTCGGACTCCGACAGCGTCCCCGCCGAGGCTGGCCAGGCCTAG